A genomic stretch from Nocardia wallacei includes:
- a CDS encoding DUF6283 family protein, with amino-acid sequence MSETPDVDVAAADAAGSVDEIGPPAPRPCSSCPYRRDVPSGVWHVEEYEKLRSYDLDMAFQPPRLFQCHQTDADSDVRRLCAGWVGCHGSELLGLRVALIRGRLSEATFQAAVEYRSPVPLFGSGAEAADHGQAEIHCPGGDAVQAIAKISRRRTDLT; translated from the coding sequence GTGTCCGAGACTCCCGATGTTGATGTCGCTGCTGCTGATGCTGCGGGTTCTGTCGATGAGATCGGTCCACCGGCGCCGCGGCCGTGTAGTTCTTGCCCGTATCGGCGCGATGTTCCCAGTGGGGTCTGGCATGTTGAGGAGTACGAGAAGCTTCGCTCCTACGACCTCGACATGGCTTTCCAGCCGCCTCGGTTGTTCCAATGCCACCAGACCGATGCCGACAGCGACGTCCGGCGGTTGTGTGCCGGGTGGGTCGGCTGCCACGGCTCCGAGCTGCTGGGGTTGCGTGTGGCCCTGATCCGGGGCCGCCTGAGCGAGGCCACCTTCCAGGCTGCGGTCGAGTATCGGTCGCCGGTGCCGTTGTTCGGATCCGGCGCCGAGGCAGCAGATCACGGGCAAGCCGAAATCCACTGTCCGGGAGGTGATGCCGTGCAGGCCATCGCGAAGATCAGCCGCCGTCGGACCGATCTCACGTGA
- a CDS encoding multidrug effflux MFS transporter: MLAGLSGAAPLATDMYVPGLPDLATSLGTDASGAQLSLTGFLAGIIVGQLILGPLSDAVGRRPVLLTGTAGFTALSAACALAPTIAVLDVARFGQGVSGAAGIVVARAVVADLFDDHDIAAMYSRLGAITAAAPVLAPMAGGTLLLVLPWRGVFAVLATFGLLLVLGVWRWIPESHPPQARLSGGVTGGLRAIATLATRRAVVAPVLALSFGGAAVFAYIAGTTFIFQDIYRLTPAAASLVYGVNAIGNMLGSLAYGRLARHRPPETLLVASTAVAATGAALLFLVSITVGSPLAVTWGCLLLSLTAFGVFFPAVVTIAQQRGRTAPGATSALLGGGQFLLGAAASPIVGLFGTHTPTPMAAVMTLVLTLATLAALATTRRP; this comes from the coding sequence GTGCTTGCCGGGCTCAGCGGCGCGGCGCCGCTGGCCACCGATATGTACGTGCCCGGCCTGCCGGACCTGGCCACCTCGCTGGGCACCGACGCCTCCGGTGCGCAGCTGTCGCTGACAGGCTTTCTGGCGGGAATCATCGTCGGCCAACTGATCCTCGGACCACTCTCCGACGCGGTCGGACGACGCCCCGTCCTGCTGACGGGAACCGCCGGATTCACCGCCCTGTCCGCAGCCTGCGCGCTGGCACCGACCATCGCGGTCCTCGACGTGGCACGGTTCGGGCAGGGTGTCAGCGGCGCGGCCGGGATCGTCGTCGCCCGCGCCGTCGTCGCCGACCTGTTCGACGACCACGACATCGCCGCGATGTACTCCCGCCTCGGTGCCATCACCGCCGCCGCACCGGTCCTCGCGCCCATGGCCGGCGGCACCCTGCTGCTCGTCCTGCCGTGGCGCGGTGTCTTCGCGGTACTCGCCACCTTCGGGCTGCTTCTCGTCCTCGGCGTCTGGCGGTGGATTCCCGAATCGCACCCACCGCAGGCCCGGCTCTCCGGCGGCGTCACCGGCGGGCTGCGCGCGATCGCCACCCTGGCCACCCGCCGTGCCGTCGTGGCCCCCGTGCTGGCGTTATCATTCGGCGGCGCAGCGGTTTTCGCCTATATCGCCGGTACGACCTTCATATTCCAGGACATCTACCGCCTCACCCCCGCCGCGGCGAGCCTCGTCTACGGCGTCAACGCCATCGGCAACATGCTCGGCAGCCTCGCCTACGGGCGCCTGGCCCGACACCGGCCACCGGAAACACTGCTCGTCGCCAGCACCGCAGTCGCAGCGACCGGAGCGGCTCTGCTGTTCCTCGTCTCCATCACCGTCGGCAGCCCTTTGGCCGTCACCTGGGGATGTCTTCTGTTGTCACTCACCGCATTCGGTGTCTTCTTCCCCGCCGTGGTCACCATCGCCCAGCAACGCGGCCGCACCGCTCCCGGCGCCACCTCCGCCCTCCTCGGCGGCGGACAATTCCTCCTCGGCGCCGCCGCCTCCCCGATCGTCGGACTGTTCGGAACCCACACCCCCACACCCATGGCCGCCGTGATGACCCTCGTCCTCACCCTGGCCACTCTCGCCGCCCTCGCCACCACACGCCGCCCGTAG
- a CDS encoding MarR family winged helix-turn-helix transcriptional regulator, producing the protein MNVEDQRAAEDLRLAESVRWAVSRLSSRLRAEQPGSGRPLTRLAASVLANLTHRGPLTASKLAAIEGLQVQSLTRVLNELDDLGRIRRSRNDSDARRQDIAITEAGHEALREHVRDGNAWLAAALRHTLSDAERGVLAIAAGLLRDLADTDIPTGTRSPSRDDGAAPAL; encoded by the coding sequence GTGAATGTCGAGGACCAGCGGGCCGCCGAGGATCTGCGGTTGGCCGAGTCGGTGCGGTGGGCGGTATCGCGACTGTCATCGCGGCTGCGGGCGGAGCAGCCCGGCAGCGGGAGACCGTTGACCCGGCTGGCCGCGTCGGTACTGGCGAACCTTACGCACAGGGGCCCCCTCACGGCGTCGAAACTGGCCGCGATCGAGGGACTGCAGGTGCAATCGCTGACCCGCGTCCTCAACGAGCTCGACGACCTCGGCCGAATCCGCCGCTCCCGCAACGACTCCGACGCCAGGCGGCAGGACATCGCCATCACCGAAGCGGGACACGAGGCCCTGCGCGAACACGTGCGTGACGGCAACGCCTGGCTGGCCGCCGCGTTGCGGCACACCCTCAGCGACGCCGAACGCGGCGTTCTCGCCATCGCCGCCGGACTGCTGCGCGACCTCGCCGACACCGACATCCCCACCGGCACCCGGTCCCCGTCCCGGGACGACGGCGCAGCACCGGCACTATGA
- a CDS encoding TetR/AcrR family transcriptional regulator produces the protein MPRTADHTARRAQIADALIRVAARDGLHAVSMRSVATAAGVSLRLVQYYFETKNGLLIGALQHLEQQSRQRWADRLRGLPDPPPPRAFVETFLAEALPTDEPSRVFHLVGTSYAMLARTDPELAAQPFAAGIDRLEHQLADALTRARDHDTLAPGINPHFEATRLVMMVNGLGTSVLAGHRTTDYALAVLHDHLDHIFRQPATGPARDHAADRKPRPTTAQIAKHKRV, from the coding sequence GTGCCGAGGACTGCCGACCACACTGCGCGCCGCGCGCAGATCGCCGATGCGCTGATCCGCGTCGCCGCCCGCGACGGTCTGCACGCGGTATCGATGCGATCGGTCGCCACCGCGGCCGGAGTGTCACTTCGTTTGGTGCAGTACTACTTCGAGACCAAGAACGGCCTGCTGATCGGCGCACTGCAGCACCTCGAACAGCAGTCCCGGCAGCGGTGGGCCGATCGCCTGCGCGGGCTGCCCGATCCCCCGCCCCCGCGAGCATTCGTGGAAACGTTCCTCGCCGAAGCCCTACCTACCGACGAGCCCAGCCGTGTGTTCCACCTCGTCGGTACCTCCTACGCGATGCTCGCCCGCACCGACCCCGAACTCGCCGCGCAGCCGTTCGCCGCCGGCATCGACCGCCTCGAACACCAACTCGCCGACGCGCTCACTCGCGCCCGCGACCACGACACCCTCGCTCCCGGTATCAACCCGCACTTCGAGGCGACACGGCTGGTGATGATGGTCAACGGCCTCGGCACCAGCGTCCTGGCCGGCCACCGCACCACCGACTACGCCCTCGCCGTGCTCCACGACCACCTCGACCACATCTTCCGGCAACCGGCTACCGGGCCTGCGCGAGACCATGCTGCGGACCGGAAGCCGCGACCCACCACGGCTCAAATTGCTAAGCATAAGCGTGTCTAA
- a CDS encoding MFS transporter: MATTDPATAERAGTAGLGALLAVVCAAQFMVVLDVSVVNVALPSIRDGLGFTATGLQWVVNAYALTFAGLLLLGGRLADLFGRRRVFLAGLGVFTAASLAGGLATSAGVLVVARVAQGVGAAVLAPATLTILTTSAGAGPRRTRALAAWTAVGLAGGTAGNLLGGVLTEFLSWRSTLLINVPVGVLAAAAALRVLPRDRLRDNGGRVDVTGAVLATAGLGVLAFGVAQAAAAGWSAPWTLGGIGVGLALLAGFAVVETRVPVPLIPLRLLRIRSVGVGNAMLLLAGACLNPMWYFLTLGMQNVLGYTPLQTGLAFLPHTLVTILVATQATPWLMRHLDTRLVIAAGSLLAAAGFWWQSRLDPGTGYVSGILCPAVAFSVGSGMLNTPVTTAVTSGVDPGEAGAAAGLMNTTKQIGGGLGLAALVTLAAPTDSGIAATAHAYGHAFVAMAAAMLAVTALAWLLPAHRDRA; the protein is encoded by the coding sequence ATGGCGACCACGGATCCGGCGACCGCAGAGCGTGCGGGCACCGCCGGGCTGGGTGCGCTGCTTGCGGTGGTGTGTGCGGCGCAGTTCATGGTGGTGCTGGACGTGTCGGTGGTGAATGTGGCGCTGCCGTCGATCCGGGACGGCCTGGGGTTCACCGCGACCGGGCTGCAGTGGGTGGTCAACGCCTACGCGCTGACCTTCGCCGGATTGCTACTGCTCGGCGGCAGGTTGGCGGACCTGTTCGGGCGCCGCCGCGTGTTCCTGGCCGGGCTCGGGGTGTTCACCGCGGCGAGTCTGGCCGGGGGTCTCGCGACTTCCGCGGGGGTCCTGGTGGTGGCTCGCGTCGCGCAAGGGGTGGGGGCGGCGGTGCTGGCACCGGCGACGTTGACGATCCTGACCACCTCGGCCGGTGCGGGGCCGCGGCGGACCCGGGCGCTGGCGGCGTGGACCGCGGTCGGTCTGGCCGGGGGTACGGCAGGCAATCTGCTCGGCGGTGTGCTGACGGAGTTCCTGTCGTGGCGGTCGACACTGCTGATCAACGTTCCGGTCGGTGTGCTCGCCGCGGCGGCGGCATTGCGGGTCCTTCCCCGTGATCGGTTGCGCGACAACGGCGGCCGCGTCGATGTGACCGGTGCAGTGCTGGCCACCGCCGGGCTCGGCGTGCTCGCGTTCGGTGTGGCACAGGCCGCGGCCGCCGGCTGGTCGGCGCCGTGGACGCTGGGCGGGATCGGCGTCGGGCTGGCCCTGCTGGCCGGGTTCGCGGTGGTGGAGACGCGCGTGCCGGTGCCGCTGATTCCGTTGCGGCTGTTGCGCATTCGATCGGTCGGGGTGGGGAACGCGATGTTGCTGCTGGCGGGGGCGTGCCTGAACCCGATGTGGTACTTCCTCACCCTGGGCATGCAGAACGTCCTCGGCTACACCCCGCTGCAGACCGGGCTGGCGTTCCTGCCCCACACCCTGGTCACCATCCTGGTCGCCACCCAGGCCACACCGTGGCTGATGCGCCACCTCGACACCCGGCTGGTGATCGCGGCCGGAAGCCTGCTCGCCGCGGCCGGGTTCTGGTGGCAGAGCCGCCTCGACCCCGGTACCGGGTATGTCTCCGGAATCCTCTGCCCCGCTGTGGCTTTCAGTGTCGGTAGCGGAATGCTCAACACTCCCGTCACGACCGCGGTCACCTCCGGCGTCGACCCCGGCGAGGCGGGTGCGGCGGCCGGGCTGATGAACACGACCAAACAGATCGGCGGCGGCCTCGGCCTCGCCGCCCTGGTCACCCTCGCCGCCCCCACCGACTCCGGAATCGCGGCGACCGCCCACGCCTACGGACACGCGTTCGTGGCGATGGCCGCGGCCATGCTCGCGGTCACCGCGCTGGCATGGCTGCTACCCGCCCACCGCGACCGTGCCTAA
- a CDS encoding MerR family transcriptional regulator — MDTPDGGFLQIGQAAERTELSLKTIRHYDEVGLVQPSARSAGGFRLYTDTDVDRLLVIRRMKPLGFTLAEMKQLLDSLDTLADPDAPAGRRNEARGFVDDMHAHARDRCATLARQLAYAEEFTDLLAVHAQR, encoded by the coding sequence ATGGACACGCCAGACGGCGGGTTTCTGCAGATCGGTCAGGCCGCCGAGCGAACCGAATTGTCGCTCAAGACGATCCGCCACTACGACGAGGTCGGACTCGTGCAGCCGTCGGCACGGTCGGCGGGCGGGTTTCGCCTCTACACCGACACCGACGTCGACCGGCTGCTGGTGATCCGCCGCATGAAACCCCTCGGATTCACCCTCGCCGAAATGAAACAGCTCCTCGACTCCCTCGACACACTCGCCGATCCGGACGCCCCAGCCGGTCGTCGCAACGAGGCCCGCGGCTTCGTCGACGATATGCACGCCCACGCCCGCGACCGATGCGCGACGCTGGCCCGCCAGCTCGCCTACGCCGAGGAATTCACCGATCTGCTCGCGGTCCACGCCCAACGGTGA
- a CDS encoding SulP family inorganic anion transporter — protein sequence MVSTTRPERDSGSVLAAMRDPRRLRVEALAGLVVALALIPEAISFSIIAGVDPRVGLFASFTMAVTIAVTGGRRAMISAATGAVALVIAPVVREHGLDYLIATVILAGVFQIVLSVVGVAKLMRFVPRSVMVGFVNALAILIFTAQLPHLLGVPWLVYPLVAAALVIIVFLPKITTVVPAPLVAIVALTAAALLFGLDVPNVGDEGELPSSLPSLLVPHIPWTLDTLQTIAPFALAMALVGLMESLMTAKLVDDITDTHSDKTREGWGQGVANIVTGFSGGMGGCAMIGQTMINVKVSGARTRISTFLAGVFLLILVVGLGGLVAKIPMAALVAVMIMVSVGTFDWHSIAPKTLRRMPIAETTVMAVTVVVTVATHNLAIGVVVGVLTAMIAFAHRVAHFTEVTTVPEPVASEGRNEPGTRVYKVRGELFFASSNDLVYQFDYTGDPAHIVIDMSDTHIWDASTVAAFDAITTKYAAKGKTVEIIGLNPASEERHDRLSGHLAGTH from the coding sequence ATGGTGTCGACGACTCGACCGGAGCGCGACAGCGGGTCCGTGCTCGCTGCAATGCGCGACCCCAGGCGGTTGCGGGTGGAAGCGTTGGCCGGGCTGGTGGTGGCGCTGGCGTTGATTCCCGAGGCGATCTCGTTCTCGATCATCGCCGGGGTGGATCCGCGGGTCGGATTGTTCGCGTCGTTCACCATGGCGGTCACCATCGCCGTCACCGGTGGCCGCCGAGCCATGATCTCTGCCGCGACCGGCGCGGTCGCCCTCGTCATTGCTCCGGTGGTGCGTGAGCACGGCCTCGACTACCTGATCGCCACCGTGATCCTGGCCGGGGTGTTCCAGATCGTGCTGAGCGTCGTCGGCGTCGCGAAGCTGATGCGGTTCGTGCCCCGCAGTGTGATGGTCGGATTCGTCAACGCGCTGGCAATCCTGATCTTCACCGCACAGCTGCCGCACCTGCTCGGCGTGCCGTGGCTGGTGTACCCGCTGGTCGCCGCCGCGCTGGTGATCATCGTGTTCCTCCCCAAGATCACGACCGTGGTCCCGGCACCACTGGTCGCCATCGTCGCCCTCACCGCGGCTGCTCTGCTGTTCGGCCTCGACGTGCCGAACGTGGGTGACGAGGGTGAGCTGCCGTCGAGCCTGCCCTCGCTCCTGGTGCCGCACATTCCGTGGACCCTTGACACCTTGCAGACCATTGCTCCGTTCGCGCTGGCGATGGCTCTGGTCGGATTGATGGAGTCGCTGATGACCGCGAAACTGGTCGATGACATCACCGATACCCACTCCGACAAGACCCGCGAGGGCTGGGGACAAGGTGTCGCCAACATCGTCACGGGGTTCTCCGGCGGTATGGGTGGCTGCGCGATGATCGGCCAGACCATGATCAATGTGAAGGTGTCCGGCGCCCGCACCCGGATCTCGACCTTCCTGGCCGGAGTGTTCCTGCTGATCCTCGTCGTTGGGCTCGGCGGACTGGTCGCGAAGATCCCGATGGCCGCCCTGGTCGCAGTCATGATCATGGTCTCGGTGGGCACCTTCGACTGGCATTCGATAGCACCGAAGACGTTGCGGCGCATGCCGATCGCCGAAACCACCGTCATGGCCGTCACCGTCGTGGTCACCGTCGCCACCCACAACCTCGCCATCGGCGTCGTCGTCGGCGTGCTCACCGCCATGATCGCCTTCGCCCACCGGGTCGCCCATTTCACCGAAGTCACCACGGTCCCCGAACCCGTTGCCTCCGAAGGCCGGAACGAGCCCGGGACCCGGGTGTACAAGGTGCGCGGGGAGTTGTTCTTCGCCTCCAGCAACGACCTCGTGTACCAGTTCGACTACACCGGCGACCCGGCGCATATCGTGATCGACATGTCCGACACCCACATCTGGGACGCCTCCACCGTCGCCGCGTTCGACGCCATCACCACCAAGTACGCCGCCAAGGGCAAGACCGTAGAGATCATCGGCCTCAACCCGGCATCCGAGGAACGACACGACCGGCTGTCGGGCCACCTCGCCGGCACCCACTGA
- a CDS encoding antibiotic biosynthesis monooxygenase produces MNATAHQQVPAPTDPIAMFGLWRVGTPDRQTAAIDAIATAWQARPWPGEGLSSYAVLAGDDGDTLLHYSQTPRLDAPVRQDLTWKSDVDAAVPGINRLGVTACHLRQSTPAHAGLDDVGCLVLVTRVFDGPDLERAERLVHTMFAAGAKTPPAEGMISAHFYVSLDGTEVFNYALWTSAAAHQTAIDNVPKPLADSEEWQHAHAWPGLLTTSFQRFRPRLLMESPASTPSR; encoded by the coding sequence GTGAACGCCACCGCCCACCAGCAGGTACCGGCACCGACCGACCCGATCGCGATGTTCGGACTGTGGCGGGTCGGCACCCCCGACCGGCAGACCGCGGCCATCGACGCCATCGCCACCGCATGGCAGGCACGCCCATGGCCCGGCGAAGGCTTGTCGTCGTATGCGGTACTCGCTGGTGACGACGGTGACACGCTGCTGCATTACTCCCAAACGCCGCGCCTGGACGCGCCCGTCCGCCAGGATCTGACCTGGAAGTCCGACGTCGACGCCGCGGTGCCGGGGATCAACAGGCTCGGTGTCACCGCGTGTCACCTGCGGCAAAGCACCCCGGCCCACGCCGGCCTCGACGATGTCGGCTGCCTCGTGCTGGTGACCCGCGTCTTCGACGGCCCCGACCTCGAACGAGCCGAACGGCTGGTGCACACCATGTTCGCCGCCGGTGCGAAAACCCCACCGGCGGAAGGGATGATCAGCGCGCACTTCTATGTCAGCCTCGACGGCACCGAAGTGTTCAACTACGCGCTGTGGACCTCCGCCGCCGCCCACCAGACCGCCATCGACAACGTGCCGAAACCGCTCGCCGACAGCGAGGAATGGCAGCACGCCCACGCCTGGCCGGGACTGCTCACCACCAGCTTCCAACGCTTCCGGCCCCGGCTGCTGATGGAATCACCGGCGTCGACCCCATCGAGGTGA
- a CDS encoding SDR family NAD(P)-dependent oxidoreductase: protein MGRFDDRIVIVTGAGTGIGRATALAFARSGARVLSVGRRQAPLEQAAAEHPNIDIAAHDLRRENSAGTVIDAAVARWGRVDVLVNNAGATTLMPLAEVTGERVVDLFALNVVAPSLLAAAALPHLRATGGSIVNVSSTYGHRPIPGAAHYSASKAALEQLTRSWALELATEGVRVNAVAPGPTESEALSAAGLTDELVEQIKREETERIPLRRRGIPAEIAEWVLHLSDPAASWITGQIITVDGGLELV from the coding sequence ATGGGTCGCTTCGACGACCGGATCGTGATCGTCACGGGAGCGGGCACGGGGATCGGCCGCGCCACCGCCCTCGCGTTCGCCCGATCCGGCGCCCGGGTGCTCAGTGTCGGCCGACGGCAGGCCCCGCTGGAACAGGCCGCGGCCGAACACCCGAATATCGACATCGCAGCGCACGACCTGCGCCGCGAGAACTCTGCCGGCACGGTCATCGATGCCGCGGTTGCGCGGTGGGGCCGGGTGGATGTGCTGGTCAACAACGCGGGCGCGACCACGCTGATGCCATTGGCCGAGGTGACCGGTGAGCGTGTGGTGGATCTGTTCGCGCTCAACGTCGTTGCCCCGAGCCTGCTCGCCGCCGCGGCGCTGCCGCACCTGCGCGCGACCGGGGGCAGCATCGTCAACGTGTCGAGCACCTATGGGCACCGGCCGATTCCCGGGGCGGCGCACTATTCCGCCAGCAAGGCGGCCTTGGAGCAGCTGACCCGCAGCTGGGCGCTCGAGCTCGCCACCGAGGGTGTGCGGGTCAACGCCGTGGCGCCCGGCCCGACCGAGAGCGAGGCCCTGTCCGCGGCCGGGCTCACCGACGAGTTGGTGGAGCAGATCAAACGCGAGGAAACCGAGCGAATCCCGTTGCGGCGCCGCGGCATCCCCGCCGAGATCGCCGAATGGGTGCTCCACCTCAGCGACCCGGCCGCCTCATGGATCACCGGTCAGATCATCACCGTCGACGGCGGCCTGGAACTGGTGTAG
- a CDS encoding ArsR/SmtB family transcription factor, with amino-acid sequence MREPQHPSVSDIELTAVLAALSDPIRVGLARQLADGAERGWGELRAPVAKSTLSHHLRVLRDAGVTRTRQEGTRCFVMLRRRDLDRRFPGLLDAVLDAAVRDDIGHDVGLAEPSQRAGS; translated from the coding sequence ATGCGCGAACCCCAGCATCCGTCGGTTTCCGACATCGAGTTGACGGCCGTTCTCGCCGCATTGAGCGACCCGATCCGGGTCGGGCTCGCTCGGCAGCTGGCCGACGGCGCCGAGCGCGGCTGGGGCGAGCTGCGGGCTCCGGTTGCGAAATCCACACTGAGCCACCATCTTCGCGTTCTGCGCGACGCCGGGGTCACCCGCACCCGGCAGGAGGGCACTCGCTGCTTCGTCATGCTCCGCCGCCGCGACCTCGACAGGCGATTTCCCGGCTTGCTCGACGCTGTCCTCGACGCGGCCGTGCGCGACGACATCGGGCATGACGTCGGACTCGCCGAACCGAGCCAGCGGGCGGGGTCGTGA
- a CDS encoding MarR family winged helix-turn-helix transcriptional regulator, with protein MKSLHDIPGEAGPASTAADRLFQLTELLGAMMERGMADRDLTQARARLLWALHHHGPMTQRALADLLAVTPRNITGLVDSLTDDGYVTRRPHPTDRRALLVTLTDHGHTFTTTLRNERDEMAAALFGDTPATDLQTFLTVIETAITRLRDTPPDDCPAPDTRPNPGTGQPG; from the coding sequence GTGAAGTCACTTCACGATATACCTGGCGAGGCCGGCCCAGCCAGCACCGCGGCGGACCGGCTGTTCCAACTCACCGAACTACTCGGCGCGATGATGGAACGCGGCATGGCCGACCGCGACCTCACCCAAGCCCGCGCCCGGCTCCTGTGGGCCCTCCACCACCACGGGCCCATGACGCAACGCGCCCTCGCCGACCTACTCGCCGTCACCCCCCGCAACATCACCGGACTCGTCGACAGCCTCACCGACGACGGCTACGTCACCCGCCGGCCACACCCCACCGACCGCCGCGCCCTGCTCGTCACACTCACCGACCACGGCCACACCTTCACCACCACCCTGCGCAACGAACGAGATGAGATGGCCGCCGCACTGTTCGGCGACACACCCGCCACAGACCTACAGACCTTCCTCACCGTCATCGAGACCGCCATCACCCGGCTCCGCGACACACCTCCCGACGACTGCCCTGCCCCCGACACCCGCCCGAACCCGGGCACCGGGCAGCCCGGGTGA
- a CDS encoding class I SAM-dependent methyltransferase produces the protein MPQQVRRRPVFARVYAGLFEPGPERAGVAEHRGRLLAGLSGRVVEVGAGHGPNFGFYPREVTQVVAVEPEPVLRARAVRAAEAAPVEVIDGAAEQLAFGDGEFDAAVACMTLCSVTDPSVALAEMARVVKPGGRLRFFEHVRPESPRMRRVQRVVDATVWPLLMSGCHTGRDLLSALGAAGFTVTEVDRFRFPDTAFPSPAAEHVLGTAVLTSRGEGLR, from the coding sequence ATGCCACAGCAGGTGAGACGTCGGCCGGTGTTCGCCCGGGTGTATGCCGGGTTGTTCGAGCCGGGGCCGGAACGGGCGGGGGTGGCCGAGCATCGGGGCCGGTTGCTGGCGGGATTGTCCGGGCGGGTGGTGGAGGTCGGTGCGGGGCACGGCCCGAACTTCGGCTTCTACCCGAGGGAGGTGACGCAGGTGGTGGCGGTGGAGCCCGAGCCAGTGTTGCGGGCACGCGCCGTGCGGGCGGCCGAGGCGGCGCCAGTGGAGGTGATCGACGGTGCGGCGGAACAGCTTGCGTTCGGCGACGGGGAATTCGACGCGGCGGTGGCGTGTATGACGTTGTGCTCGGTGACCGATCCGTCGGTGGCGCTGGCGGAGATGGCGCGGGTGGTGAAACCTGGTGGGCGGCTGCGGTTTTTCGAGCATGTCCGGCCGGAGTCGCCGCGGATGCGGCGGGTGCAGCGGGTGGTGGACGCGACGGTGTGGCCGCTGCTGATGAGTGGCTGTCACACCGGCCGCGATCTTCTGTCCGCGCTCGGCGCGGCCGGGTTCACTGTCACCGAGGTGGACCGTTTCCGGTTCCCCGACACCGCGTTTCCGTCACCGGCGGCCGAGCATGTCCTCGGCACCGCGGTGCTCACCTCGCGCGGCGAGGGTCTGCGATGA